Proteins from a genomic interval of Candidatus Rubidus massiliensis:
- a CDS encoding 2-oxoisovalerate dehydrogenase subunit beta: MPEMTIIQALNHTLHQQFEKDSRLVTFGEDVGHFGGVFRVTTGLQKKFGEERCFDTPLAEGGIVGFGIGVAQAGLKPICEIQFADYIFPAYDQIVNELAKMRYRTGQQYTAPVVIRTPYGGGIHGGHYHSQSPEAQFLHTPGLKIVFVSSPYDAKGLLISAIRSQDPVIFFEPKRIYRSIKEEVPEEEYEIPFGQASIAKRGKEVTLIGWGAQHHQNMQAALKLKEEANIDVEVINLRTLCPLDLNTIVCSVQKTGRCVISHEAPKTQGFGAEIAALVMEHCFLFLKAPVKRCCGLDTPFPNVLEKDYLPDAHRIERAVKEIVEY, translated from the coding sequence ATGCCTGAAATGACAATTATCCAAGCGTTAAATCATACGCTTCATCAACAGTTTGAAAAAGATTCTCGTTTAGTAACTTTTGGTGAAGATGTTGGCCATTTTGGAGGCGTTTTTCGTGTAACTACCGGTTTGCAAAAAAAATTTGGGGAAGAACGTTGTTTCGATACGCCTTTAGCTGAAGGGGGGATAGTTGGATTTGGTATAGGGGTAGCGCAAGCTGGTCTTAAGCCCATTTGTGAAATTCAATTTGCAGACTATATTTTCCCAGCTTATGACCAAATTGTAAATGAACTGGCCAAAATGCGCTATCGAACAGGGCAGCAATACACTGCGCCAGTTGTCATTCGAACGCCTTATGGTGGGGGAATTCACGGAGGGCATTATCATTCTCAATCACCTGAAGCTCAGTTTTTGCATACTCCAGGGTTAAAGATTGTATTTGTATCAAGCCCTTATGATGCTAAAGGGTTATTAATCAGTGCTATTCGTTCCCAAGATCCAGTAATCTTTTTTGAACCAAAAAGAATCTATCGCTCTATTAAAGAAGAAGTGCCTGAAGAAGAATATGAAATTCCATTTGGACAAGCAAGCATTGCCAAAAGGGGCAAAGAGGTAACTTTAATTGGCTGGGGAGCGCAGCATCATCAAAATATGCAAGCTGCCCTAAAGCTTAAAGAAGAAGCAAATATCGATGTTGAAGTCATTAATCTTCGCACTTTATGTCCCTTAGATTTAAACACTATCGTTTGCTCTGTTCAAAAAACCGGTCGTTGTGTGATTTCTCATGAAGCCCCTAAAACACAAGGATTTGGGGCTGAAATTGCTGCTTTAGTAATGGAACATTGTTTTTTATTTTTAAAAGCCCCTGTTAAACGATGTTGCGGATTAGATACTCCTTTTCCCAATGTTTTAGAAAAAGATTACTTGCCCGATGCACATCGCATTGAGCGTGCTGTCAAAGAAATTGTGGAGTATTGA
- a CDS encoding Magnesium transporter MgtE, producing MPYFSKNFIKNVSTYLQTNKLGYLRAQLNELIPSQIVELFNNLSDEEQVLVFNELNPKLMVDTFPFLPLDLQKHIIAEIKSDKAALILNQMSPDDRTSFLEELSSSTVADLIKLMSPRERLLTLQLLGYPEDSVGRLMTPDYVAVKKNWTVQQVLSYIRKRVREDTEFLDTIYVVDEDHYLIAELNLKDCLIAPANQKIAPLLNTNLTTLHVQDPAENAIEVFRKNGRIALPVVDEQNVLLGIVTLDDILEIVQEEFSEDIQKIGAVQAFEEAYIEVPFFELIQKRVGWLIILFFGELLTATALGFFEEEISKAVVLSLFIPLIISSGGNSGSQASTLVIRSLALNELKMKDWYRVFKREIGSGLVLGTILGIIGLLRVIGWEWFFGTYGDHWLAISMTICISLIGVVLWGTLTGSMLPFILKRLGFDPATSSGPFVATLVDVTGIIIYFSVAYFFLRNTLLA from the coding sequence ATGCCTTATTTTAGTAAAAATTTTATCAAAAACGTAAGCACTTATTTACAAACAAATAAGCTAGGGTATTTACGCGCACAGTTAAATGAATTGATTCCCTCTCAAATCGTAGAATTGTTTAATAACCTTTCTGATGAAGAGCAAGTTTTGGTTTTTAACGAGTTAAATCCAAAATTAATGGTAGATACTTTTCCGTTTCTACCCTTAGATCTTCAAAAACATATCATTGCAGAAATCAAGTCAGATAAGGCAGCTTTAATTTTAAACCAAATGTCACCGGATGATAGAACCTCTTTTTTAGAAGAATTATCGAGTAGCACAGTTGCAGACTTAATAAAATTAATGTCCCCAAGAGAAAGGTTGTTAACCTTACAATTACTCGGTTACCCAGAAGATAGTGTGGGGCGCTTAATGACCCCAGATTATGTAGCTGTTAAAAAAAATTGGACTGTACAACAAGTCTTAAGTTACATCCGCAAAAGAGTTCGAGAAGATACCGAATTTTTAGACACAATTTATGTTGTTGACGAGGATCATTATTTAATAGCTGAACTTAATTTAAAAGATTGTCTCATTGCGCCTGCTAATCAAAAAATAGCTCCTTTGCTAAACACTAATCTCACAACTTTACATGTACAAGATCCAGCTGAAAACGCCATTGAAGTTTTTCGAAAAAATGGACGAATCGCTCTACCTGTTGTTGATGAACAAAACGTACTCTTAGGAATTGTAACTTTGGATGATATTTTGGAAATTGTGCAAGAGGAGTTTTCAGAAGATATTCAAAAAATTGGAGCGGTGCAAGCTTTTGAAGAAGCGTATATCGAAGTGCCTTTTTTTGAACTGATCCAAAAAAGGGTCGGTTGGTTAATTATTTTATTTTTTGGTGAGCTCCTAACGGCGACGGCCTTAGGATTTTTTGAAGAGGAAATCTCTAAAGCTGTGGTGTTGAGCCTTTTTATACCCCTGATTATATCGAGTGGAGGAAATTCAGGTTCTCAAGCGTCCACTTTAGTTATTCGATCGCTTGCCTTAAATGAATTAAAAATGAAAGATTGGTACAGGGTATTTAAAAGAGAAATAGGCTCTGGTTTAGTTTTAGGAACAATTCTTGGCATTATTGGTTTATTGCGAGTGATTGGTTGGGAATGGTTTTTTGGGACTTATGGGGATCATTGGCTAGCAATTAGTATGACGATTTGCATCTCTTTAATAGGGGTCGTATTATGGGGCACATTAACCGGTTCAATGCTTCCCTTTATTTTGAAACGGTTAGGATTTGATCCCGCTACTTCGTCAGGTCCATTTGTAGCGACACTTGTCGACGTGACAGGGATCATTATCTATTTTAGTGTAGCCTACTTTTTTTTACGAAATACTCTATTGGCTTAA
- the pdhC_2 gene encoding Dihydrolipoyllysine-residue acetyltransferase component of pyruvate dehydrogenase complex, producing MDNIYTVTFPDIGEGVVEGEIIEWLKQEGENVNQDEPVVVVMTDKTTVELPAPHPGKIVKHYYDVGQVAIKDKPLYEIELSVKIEKTKANDEKVVSKDHTVKQTRIPKDCGIGIKALPSTRKKAQELQIDLTHVQGTGKGGRITDEDLILHKSSAVPFMEEGDQVIPHKGIKGLMAKKMAESKRHIPHFSFFEQVDAERLMKLRETFKLEGEKLNLEVTYMPFLIKALSLTIKKFPEINSSYDEPNQQLILHHRHNIGFAVSTEYGLIVPVLKDVQNLSLNDLIAKYCELKIQALHNKLQTDDLKGATITLSNFGVVSKGGGLWATPVINFPEVAILAAARIQKQPVIKNDTVVVKSILNLSWSFDHRVIDGEMAAYCSHYFAQVIENPAVLLN from the coding sequence ATGGATAATATTTATACGGTTACATTTCCAGATATTGGAGAGGGGGTAGTAGAAGGGGAGATTATCGAATGGCTAAAACAAGAAGGGGAAAATGTAAATCAAGATGAGCCGGTAGTCGTGGTAATGACAGATAAAACGACCGTAGAACTACCAGCACCCCACCCTGGCAAAATCGTAAAACATTATTATGATGTGGGACAAGTGGCTATCAAAGATAAACCCCTTTACGAAATTGAACTATCCGTTAAGATTGAGAAAACAAAGGCAAACGATGAGAAAGTGGTCTCAAAAGATCATACAGTTAAGCAAACGAGAATTCCAAAAGATTGTGGAATAGGTATAAAAGCGTTGCCATCCACTAGAAAGAAAGCGCAAGAATTGCAAATAGATTTAACGCATGTGCAAGGAACCGGTAAAGGTGGGCGCATAACGGATGAAGATTTAATTTTGCACAAGTCATCAGCGGTTCCCTTCATGGAAGAGGGAGATCAAGTGATTCCTCATAAAGGCATTAAAGGCTTAATGGCCAAAAAAATGGCAGAATCTAAAAGACACATTCCCCATTTTTCTTTTTTTGAACAAGTTGATGCCGAGCGTTTAATGAAACTTAGAGAAACTTTCAAGCTAGAGGGGGAAAAGTTAAATCTCGAGGTAACGTATATGCCTTTTTTAATCAAAGCTTTATCCCTTACCATTAAAAAGTTCCCTGAGATTAACAGTTCTTACGATGAGCCAAACCAACAACTCATTTTACATCATCGACATAATATCGGATTTGCCGTGAGCACAGAGTATGGACTGATAGTGCCAGTTCTTAAAGATGTACAAAATTTGTCTTTAAACGATTTGATTGCAAAATATTGTGAACTTAAGATCCAAGCTCTTCACAACAAACTGCAAACGGATGATTTAAAAGGGGCGACAATTACGCTTAGTAACTTTGGTGTGGTTTCTAAAGGAGGTGGGCTTTGGGCGACTCCAGTCATTAATTTCCCAGAAGTTGCTATTTTAGCGGCGGCAAGAATTCAAAAGCAACCCGTCATTAAAAATGATACTGTTGTCGTAAAATCAATCCTAAATCTTTCTTGGAGTTTTGATCATCGGGTCATAGATGGTGAGATGGCAGCGTATTGTTCACACTATTTTGCGCAAGTAATTGAAAATCCAGCTGTTTTATTAAATTAA
- the fabG_3 gene encoding 3-oxoacyl-[acyl-carrier-protein] reductase FabG gives MTWTLVTGGAQGLGKEICKRLMQVGHSLIIHYRTSKDSALKLQEECRLQGVEAHIVQGDFSDLKNIELFAHSIKELQVSIANIIHNVALYNTQKTLALKPLEFEQLLHTNILAPYIITEQLLPSIKKNKGNIISIGTAGINSAKAEVHAGAYMMTKRALFDLTRSMAKELVPDGVRVNMVSPGFLERSVDQPGPNAKLINNRVASPKEIVNAILFLLSPDNDYITGQNIEVTGGFKL, from the coding sequence ATGACGTGGACACTCGTAACGGGAGGTGCCCAAGGTCTTGGTAAAGAAATTTGTAAAAGACTAATGCAAGTAGGGCACTCATTAATCATTCACTACCGCACAAGTAAAGATTCTGCTCTTAAGTTACAAGAAGAATGTAGGTTGCAGGGAGTCGAGGCACACATTGTGCAAGGGGATTTTAGTGATTTAAAAAATATAGAACTATTTGCTCACTCAATCAAAGAATTACAAGTGTCAATAGCAAATATTATTCATAATGTTGCTCTCTATAATACACAAAAAACGTTAGCTTTGAAACCTTTAGAATTTGAGCAACTTTTGCATACAAATATTCTAGCTCCTTATATAATAACTGAGCAATTACTCCCATCCATTAAAAAAAATAAGGGTAATATCATAAGTATTGGAACGGCCGGGATCAATTCAGCGAAAGCAGAAGTTCATGCTGGAGCGTACATGATGACTAAGCGCGCGCTCTTTGATTTGACAAGATCAATGGCTAAAGAATTAGTCCCAGATGGCGTTCGTGTAAATATGGTGTCACCAGGTTTTTTAGAGCGATCTGTTGATCAACCGGGACCAAATGCGAAATTAATAAATAATCGAGTGGCAAGTCCTAAAGAAATAGTAAATGCAATTCTTTTTTTGCTAAGCCCCGATAATGATTATATAACTGGGCAAAATATTGAAGTGACAGGTGGATTTAAATTATGA
- a CDS encoding hypothetical protein (putative conserved protein) codes for MIPLELTALQQFLSQKFDAKIQEETKQIYIIFKIQKYEFPLFIKITEGEHLLQLLLFLPNQIRESSINDLSRLLHFINKEMDIPGFCTNEEANVVFYRVMLPAHEKQISKDVLLSIIESIQTVADTFFPVILAVSEGYTTYQEVVKKVQEAKNE; via the coding sequence ATGATTCCTTTAGAATTAACAGCTCTCCAACAATTTCTTTCTCAAAAATTTGATGCAAAAATTCAAGAAGAAACCAAGCAAATCTATATTATTTTTAAAATACAAAAATACGAGTTTCCTCTGTTTATAAAAATAACAGAAGGAGAACATCTGCTTCAGTTACTCCTCTTTTTACCGAATCAAATAAGAGAAAGTAGTATAAACGATTTATCTCGCTTATTACATTTCATCAACAAAGAAATGGATATCCCAGGTTTTTGTACAAATGAAGAAGCAAATGTGGTCTTTTACCGAGTCATGTTACCAGCTCATGAAAAACAAATTTCAAAAGATGTTTTGCTCTCCATCATTGAATCCATTCAAACTGTAGCAGACACTTTTTTCCCCGTTATATTAGCCGTTTCCGAAGGCTATACAACCTATCAAGAAGTTGTCAAAAAGGTGCAAGAAGCCAAAAACGAATAA
- a CDS encoding 2-oxoisovalerate dehydrogenase subunit alpha has translation MDLSTFHLLNENGFLSNESSLIIDNEILLKGYRAMLITRLVDARMITLQRQGLISFALSSLGEEACAVASAAALDNKDWLYPQYREAGIMFWRGFSIQDYIHHMFCNAKDLNLGRQMPNHFGSKALNVVTVSSPIGTKIPHAAGAAYAMKLKKEDSITVCYFGEGATSEGDFHVGLNFAAVRKAPVIFFCRNNGYAISTPLKNQFLSKDVAIKGLAYGIESFKVDGNDFFAVYAIVKKAREICLTKQCPILIEAVTYRAGAHSTSDDPTLYRLEAENEQWQKLCPITRLKHYLIRQNLWSEELDQKEIEEINREITASIEVAKNTSLPPLESMIENVYFEVPQSLKDEFEEIKIIE, from the coding sequence ATGGATCTTTCAACCTTTCATTTATTAAATGAAAATGGGTTTCTTTCTAACGAGTCTTCTTTAATTATAGATAACGAGATCCTATTAAAAGGATATCGGGCCATGCTAATTACAAGATTAGTGGACGCTCGGATGATTACTTTGCAAAGACAAGGTCTAATTTCTTTTGCTTTATCCTCTCTTGGAGAAGAAGCTTGCGCCGTTGCGAGTGCTGCTGCTTTAGATAATAAAGATTGGCTATATCCGCAGTATCGAGAAGCCGGCATTATGTTTTGGAGAGGGTTTTCTATTCAAGATTATATTCATCATATGTTTTGCAATGCTAAAGATTTAAACTTAGGGCGGCAGATGCCGAATCATTTTGGTTCAAAAGCATTAAATGTTGTAACGGTATCTTCCCCAATTGGTACTAAAATTCCTCATGCTGCCGGCGCAGCTTATGCCATGAAATTAAAAAAAGAAGATAGTATTACTGTTTGTTATTTTGGAGAGGGGGCAACATCAGAAGGGGATTTTCACGTAGGTTTAAATTTTGCCGCTGTACGCAAAGCTCCTGTAATTTTTTTCTGTCGCAATAATGGATATGCCATTTCTACTCCTTTAAAAAACCAATTTTTAAGTAAAGACGTTGCGATTAAAGGCTTAGCCTACGGAATAGAGAGTTTTAAAGTAGATGGGAATGATTTTTTTGCCGTTTATGCAATTGTAAAAAAAGCGCGTGAAATTTGCTTAACAAAACAATGTCCCATTTTAATCGAAGCTGTGACTTATAGAGCAGGTGCGCATTCAACATCTGATGATCCAACTTTATATAGATTGGAAGCAGAAAATGAACAATGGCAAAAGCTTTGTCCAATTACTAGATTAAAGCACTATTTAATTAGACAAAACTTATGGTCTGAAGAGCTAGATCAAAAAGAAATAGAGGAAATTAATCGTGAAATTACAGCAAGTATTGAAGTTGCAAAAAATACCTCTCTTCCGCCATTAGAAAGTATGATCGAAAATGTTTATTTTGAGGTTCCTCAAAGTTTAAAAGATGAGTTTGAAGAAATAAAAATAATTGAGTGA
- the folB gene encoding Dihydroneopterin aldolase: MKVGSIGFSELKIECTIGVHEAEKKEKQPLLIDLEVGADVDPATKEDDISKTIDYVVLADICKQLVEIKHYQLLETYAVDIIENILKTFPVYWVHVTIKKPQAIPNASYSMVRMSFQKPV; the protein is encoded by the coding sequence ATGAAAGTTGGATCTATTGGATTTTCCGAACTTAAAATAGAGTGTACAATTGGGGTCCATGAAGCTGAAAAAAAAGAAAAGCAACCTTTGCTAATTGACTTAGAAGTCGGCGCCGATGTCGATCCTGCAACAAAAGAAGATGATATTTCTAAAACGATCGACTATGTTGTTTTGGCAGATATTTGCAAACAGCTAGTTGAAATAAAACATTACCAATTATTAGAGACTTATGCTGTCGATATAATAGAAAATATTTTAAAAACATTCCCGGTTTATTGGGTACATGTCACCATTAAAAAGCCACAAGCAATTCCAAACGCTTCTTATTCAATGGTTAGAATGTCCTTTCAAAAGCCAGTGTGA
- a CDS encoding phosphoglycolate phosphatase, whose translation MKGLIASDIDGTLTDGIHEISPHVVQYFECLHNQGWMILFVTGRTFQFGYSILHRFTFPYYFAVQNGAMLIKMPEKKMVHKQNLSQEILTSLDNTLKKYKIDYAIYTGFENQDIVYFRPKNYTEPQLNYLKERAIAFKENWQPIESYHSLKLLDFPSIKFIGEKPIIEQVAEDVQKNLSIYIPVIKDPFSPLKFVAQGTNPKANKGDIVQYVHDKHLKSLPIIVAGDDYNDEPMFNVATTKVVMVTAPENLKKNADIIAPSAKDNGIIEGLNQAIRR comes from the coding sequence ATGAAAGGTTTAATTGCATCAGATATCGATGGTACTTTAACAGATGGCATACATGAAATTTCACCGCATGTTGTTCAATATTTTGAATGCTTGCATAACCAAGGATGGATGATCCTATTTGTGACAGGTCGAACATTCCAATTTGGGTACAGTATCTTACATCGATTTACATTTCCTTACTACTTTGCTGTGCAAAATGGGGCCATGTTAATTAAGATGCCTGAAAAAAAAATGGTTCATAAGCAAAATTTAAGCCAAGAAATTCTTACCTCCCTTGATAATACTTTAAAAAAGTATAAAATAGATTATGCTATTTATACAGGTTTTGAAAACCAAGATATCGTTTACTTTCGTCCAAAAAATTATACTGAACCACAACTTAATTATTTAAAAGAAAGAGCGATTGCTTTTAAAGAAAATTGGCAACCGATAGAGTCTTATCATTCGTTAAAACTTTTAGATTTTCCATCGATTAAATTTATTGGAGAAAAACCGATTATTGAGCAAGTGGCCGAAGATGTGCAAAAAAACTTATCAATATACATACCTGTTATAAAAGATCCTTTTTCTCCCTTAAAGTTTGTAGCACAAGGAACAAATCCAAAAGCTAATAAAGGGGATATCGTGCAATATGTTCACGATAAGCATCTAAAATCACTCCCGATTATTGTTGCAGGAGATGATTACAATGATGAGCCTATGTTTAATGTAGCGACAACAAAAGTTGTTATGGTGACCGCGCCCGAAAATTTAAAAAAAAATGCAGATATTATAGCACCTTCAGCCAAAGATAATGGAATTATTGAAGGATTAAATCAAGCAATTAGGAGATAA
- a CDS encoding flagellar biosynthetic protein FliO has protein sequence MLKFYLPSIFFSILFSSTFSQEIPLPSPPEADRFMSEFFHMLLTLGFIVAFLLLAAYGMKKFLHTRMHQINANSEIKILESRALSTKTTLYVVEVKGHHLTIAESGNGVTLLSKSNTKQFTMDLTQESE, from the coding sequence ATGTTAAAGTTTTATTTACCATCTATTTTTTTTAGCATTCTTTTTTCTTCAACTTTTTCACAAGAGATCCCTCTTCCCTCTCCTCCTGAAGCTGATAGATTTATGAGTGAATTTTTTCACATGTTGCTCACCCTTGGATTTATCGTAGCTTTTTTGTTATTAGCAGCCTACGGAATGAAAAAATTTTTACATACTCGCATGCACCAAATCAATGCCAATAGTGAAATCAAAATTTTAGAATCGAGAGCCTTATCAACAAAAACTACCCTTTACGTCGTTGAAGTCAAAGGCCATCACTTAACGATTGCAGAATCTGGAAATGGAGTTACCCTTTTATCTAAAAGTAATACCAAACAATTTACGATGGATTTAACTCAAGAAAGTGAATAG
- the polC_2 gene encoding DNA polymerase III PolC-type → MPARHIFYDTETTGVKADRDRVIEIAAYDPVRNLTFEHLINPQCPIPPDASAIHHITDDMVANAPIFEEIAEKFIEFCDGDVILIAHNNDGFDIHFLRNEFQRCNKELPPWKFLDTLKWARRYRPDLPRHSLQFLREIYGFAANNAHRALDDVIILHQVFASMIDDLDIDTVYSLLNKPKEILHMPFGKYQGMPIQQLPKDYVNWLSGSGALDKPENTDLKQALDKVGLLSPVMSFI, encoded by the coding sequence ATGCCAGCAAGACACATATTTTACGATACAGAAACAACAGGTGTTAAGGCCGATAGAGATAGGGTAATAGAAATTGCCGCTTATGACCCTGTTCGCAATTTAACTTTTGAACATCTAATTAATCCTCAATGTCCAATCCCTCCCGATGCTTCAGCCATTCATCACATTACCGATGATATGGTCGCCAATGCACCTATTTTTGAAGAAATTGCCGAAAAATTTATTGAATTTTGCGATGGGGATGTAATTCTAATAGCGCATAATAATGATGGATTTGACATTCATTTTTTACGTAATGAATTTCAAAGGTGTAATAAAGAACTTCCTCCATGGAAATTTTTAGACACCTTAAAATGGGCTAGACGTTATAGACCTGATTTACCCCGCCACTCCTTACAATTTTTACGTGAAATTTATGGATTTGCAGCAAATAACGCTCATAGAGCTCTCGACGACGTTATTATCTTACATCAAGTATTTGCCTCGATGATTGATGATTTAGATATTGACACGGTATATAGCCTACTTAATAAACCAAAAGAGATTCTTCATATGCCTTTTGGCAAATACCAAGGGATGCCTATACAACAACTGCCAAAAGATTATGTTAATTGGCTATCTGGTAGTGGAGCGTTAGACAAACCTGAAAATACAGATTTAAAACAAGCGCTCGATAAAGTTGGATTGTTATCACCTGTTATGTCTTTTATATGA
- a CDS encoding Zinc-type alcohol dehydrogenase-like protein, whose protein sequence is MKAVTIDQFGGREVLKIANVPTPLPKDNEVQIKLHYAGVNPIDWKTREGWLANRGIVHHFPLILGKEGSGVIASIGSKVKNWKIGDEVMIYYKPETLQFGTYAEYICCDASTIAKKPKNISLKQAAIIPLVGLTSWQALFDVGQLLAGETVLIERGAGGIGSLAIQLAKQACATILTTASPKNHDYVKSLGADFVIDYTKRDTVNQIKKICPKGVHLLLDSVGQETLRQNIKGVQKGGRIVSLLEQLSEEEAKQYDVKAFYHSCYPSGAQLEHLSSMIEDDLLQVPPIQEFSLEDVKLAHEELETNHTLGKIVLNIS, encoded by the coding sequence ATGAAAGCAGTTACAATAGATCAATTTGGTGGACGAGAAGTTTTAAAAATAGCAAATGTTCCAACGCCTTTGCCAAAAGACAATGAAGTGCAAATCAAATTGCATTATGCCGGTGTCAACCCCATTGATTGGAAAACTCGTGAAGGCTGGCTTGCCAATAGAGGAATTGTTCATCATTTTCCATTAATTTTAGGGAAGGAAGGTTCAGGCGTAATAGCATCGATTGGTTCTAAAGTAAAGAATTGGAAAATCGGCGATGAAGTGATGATTTATTATAAGCCAGAAACTCTACAGTTTGGGACCTATGCCGAATATATTTGTTGTGATGCGTCCACTATCGCAAAAAAACCCAAAAACATTTCTTTAAAGCAAGCGGCCATTATCCCTTTAGTTGGCTTAACTTCCTGGCAAGCCTTATTTGATGTTGGGCAATTGCTAGCAGGTGAAACTGTATTAATCGAAAGAGGAGCCGGGGGCATCGGCAGCTTGGCCATACAACTGGCAAAACAAGCCTGTGCGACTATTCTCACAACGGCTTCACCTAAAAATCATGACTATGTTAAAAGCCTTGGCGCTGATTTTGTGATTGACTACACCAAAAGAGATACTGTTAACCAAATAAAAAAAATCTGTCCAAAAGGAGTTCACCTTCTCCTTGATTCTGTTGGTCAGGAAACGTTAAGACAAAATATAAAAGGGGTGCAAAAGGGAGGTCGCATTGTTAGTTTGCTAGAACAACTTTCAGAAGAAGAAGCAAAACAATACGATGTTAAAGCCTTTTATCATTCTTGTTACCCAAGTGGTGCACAATTAGAACATTTGAGTTCAATGATTGAAGATGATTTGCTACAAGTCCCCCCCATTCAAGAATTTTCTCTAGAAGATGTAAAACTCGCTCACGAAGAATTAGAAACCAACCATACATTAGGAAAAATCGTTTTAAATATTTCATAA
- the fabI_1 gene encoding Enoyl-[acyl-carrier-protein] reductase [NADH] FabI yields the protein MLKIDLKGKIAFIAGVGDDQGYGWAIAKAIAEAGGTIIIGTWTPLMKIFTTGLENGKFDESRKLSDGSLMQIAKIYSLDAAFDNMEEVPHETKENKRYKEASEYTVSDVANAVKRDFGSIDILIHSLANGPEVQKPLIDTSRKGYLAAVNASAYSFISLLSHFGPLMNEGAATISLTYAASEKAIPGYGGGMSSAKAALESDTRVLAYEAPRKFGKTIRVNCISAGPLRSRAAKAIGFIDDMIAYSKKHGPLAKEMEAEEVGHVAAFLVSPLATAITGTVIYADNGIHSMGVAPAKD from the coding sequence ATGCTTAAAATTGATCTTAAAGGAAAAATTGCTTTTATTGCAGGCGTTGGCGACGATCAAGGCTATGGATGGGCTATTGCTAAAGCTATCGCAGAAGCTGGTGGGACGATTATTATTGGTACATGGACTCCCCTCATGAAGATTTTTACTACTGGCTTAGAAAATGGAAAATTTGACGAGTCTCGAAAATTGTCCGATGGATCGCTTATGCAAATCGCTAAAATTTATTCACTAGATGCAGCCTTTGATAATATGGAAGAAGTACCTCATGAGACAAAAGAAAATAAACGATACAAGGAAGCATCCGAATATACAGTAAGTGATGTTGCAAATGCTGTAAAAAGAGATTTTGGCTCCATAGATATTTTAATCCATTCCTTAGCTAATGGACCAGAAGTTCAAAAACCATTAATTGACACGTCCAGAAAAGGATATTTAGCAGCCGTTAATGCCTCTGCCTATTCTTTTATAAGTCTGTTAAGTCATTTTGGCCCTCTTATGAATGAAGGTGCTGCCACTATTTCTTTAACATATGCCGCATCTGAAAAGGCAATTCCCGGCTATGGCGGAGGGATGAGTTCAGCCAAAGCTGCCTTAGAAAGTGACACTAGAGTTTTAGCTTATGAAGCTCCAAGAAAATTTGGCAAAACAATTCGCGTTAATTGTATATCAGCCGGTCCTTTAAGAAGTCGCGCAGCTAAGGCTATTGGTTTTATAGATGATATGATTGCTTACTCTAAAAAACATGGGCCTTTAGCAAAAGAGATGGAAGCTGAAGAAGTGGGTCATGTGGCAGCATTTTTAGTTTCCCCGTTAGCGACAGCTATTACCGGCACTGTAATTTATGCAGATAATGGAATTCATAGTATGGGAGTCGCTCCTGCTAAAGATTAA